The following proteins are encoded in a genomic region of Pyricularia oryzae 70-15 chromosome 6, whole genome shotgun sequence:
- a CDS encoding mannosyl-oligosaccharide glucosidase — translation MTFKRQLKDCLVTSVLLANLFGTAVAKDESILHTEVAHLNNDTLLWGPYKPNLYFGVRSRTPKSLNMGLLWAKLDNYNEVQHHIRYTCEQNEGMAGYGWDEYDTRRGGVQTIHDAQNQIDISTSFVKIPGGANGGSWAARIKGELRPDAAKDAKTGVWLYITQEGLGSLETVGSGDDNGFPDDFSLKGNSQTLGDYKISVTKGTGEHPDGHEELSKERDLKKTSVQSISIPEEALWQAKPVIFRQLKEHIESIQSRFGEEDTPQPWDVYALPHKPGGGNAHIVQKIFEGSFEFDVIFNSASAGKELGSDDVTREIRSTTEAFGERFSDVFNLKAPFTADKYKKFGRSMFSNLIGGIGYFYGDSVVDRSYAPEYEEENEGFWEEAAQARARKQEGMEEPSELFTSIPSRPFFPRGFLWDEGFHLIPIADWDMDLTLEIVKSWFNLMDDDGWIAREQILGAEARSKVPAEFQVQYPHYANPPTLFFIIDTFVERLRKLNGTMPAHKEQLSQGASVSNSHIENPIVGTEFLRNLYPLLRKQYDWFRSTQKGDIKSYDREAFSKREAYRWRGRTVQHVLTSGLDDYPRPQPPHPGELHVDLMSWMGLMTKSLLNIADALGMQEEVAEFQKNLEAIERNLDDLHWSEKEGCYCDATIDAFEEHQLVCHKGYISLFPFITGLLKHDSSKLGRTLDLIGDEEELFSPHGIRSLSLKNEFYGTAENYWRSPVWININYLTLVQLKNVATQDGPYKQKAKDLYTKLRINLIDTVYKSWEETGFAWEQYNPETGKGQRTQHFTGWTSLVVKIMTMDDLGGGAAPSKGHEKDEL, via the exons ATGACCTTTAAGCGCCAATTGAAGGACTGCCTGGTCACGTCCGTCCTGCTGGCAAACTTGTTCGGCACTGCCGTCGCGAAAGATGAGTCCATCCTGCACACTGAGGTTGCGCACCTGAATAACGACACTTTACTATGGGGACCTTACAAGCCAAATTTATATTTTGGAGTCCGCTCACGGACGCCCAAGTCTTTGAATATGGGCTTGCTGTGGGCGAAGCTCGACAACTACAATGAGGTCCAACATC ACATAAGGTATACTTGCGAGCAGAATGAAGGCATGGCTGGGTATGGCTGGGACGAGTACGACACCCGGAGAGGCGGCGTACAAACCATCCACGATGCTCAAAACCAAATTGACATCAGCACATCCTTTGTCAAAATTCCCGGTGGTGCAAATGGTGGCAGCTGGGCAGCAAGGATCAAGGGAGAACTGCGACCGGATGCGGCCAAGGACGCCAAGACGGGCGTGTGGCTGTATATCACACAGGAGGGCCTGGGAAGTCTCGAGACCGTGGGCTCCGGCGACGATAACGGTTTCCCAGATGACTTCAGCCTCAAAGGAAACTCGCAGACCCTGGGCGACTATAAAATCTCGGTCACTAAAGGAACTGGCGAGCATCCCGATGGACATGAGGAGCTTTCAAAGGAGCGCGATCTCAAAAAGACGTCCGTCCAGTCAATCAGCATTCCCGAGGAAGCGCTCTGGCAGGCAAAGCCGGTCATCTTTCGTCAGCTAAAGGAGCATATTGAGAGTATTCAATCGCGTTTCGGGGAAGAGGACACGCCACAACCCTGGGACGTCTACGCTCTCCCGCACAAGCCTGGCGGCGGCAACGCCCACATTGTTCAAAAGATATTCGAAGGATCATTCGAGTTTGATGTCATCTTCAACAGCGCATCGGCTGGGAAGGAGCTTGGCAGCGACGATGTTACTCGCGAGATCCGTTCCACTACCGAGGCATTTGGCGAGCGGTTCTCTGATGTTTTCAATCTGAAAGCGCCATTCACGGCCGACAAGTACAAGAAATTTGGCCGCAGCATGTTTTCGAACCTCATTGGTGGCATAGGCTACTTCTACGGAGATTCCGTGGTCGATCGCTCTTACGCTCCCGAGTACGAAGAGGAGAACGAAGGTTTCTGGGAGGAGGCTGCTCAGGCCAGAGCCCGCAAGCAAGAAGGGATGGAGGAGCCTAGCGAGCTGTTTACTAGCATTCCATCCCGACCTTTCTTCCCTCGTGGTTTCTTGTGGGATGAAGGCTTCCACCTGATCCCCATTGCCGACTGGGATATGGATCTCACTTTGGAGATTGTCAAGAGTTGGTTCAACTTGATGGATGATGATGGATGGATCGCAAGAGAGCAGATCCTGGGTGCCGAAGCTCGCAGCAAGGTTCCCGCTGAGTTCCAGGTACAATACCCTCACTATGCGAATCCGCCGACCTTGTTCTTTATTATAGACACATTTGTCGAGAGGCTGCGCAAGTTGAACGGTACCATGCCTGCGCACAAAGAGCAGCTCTCTCAGGGAGCTTCGGTTTCCAACTCGcacattgagaaccccatcGTAGGCACCGAGTTCCTGCGAAACTTGTACCCGTTGCTGCGCAAACAGTATGACTGGTTCCGCTCGACCCAGAAGGGAGACATCAAGTCCTACGACCGCGAAGCGTTTTCCAAGCGCGAGGCCTACAGGTGGCGGGGGCGAACCGTCCAGCATGTTCTCACTAGCGGCCTGGACGACTACCCTCGCCCTCAGCCCCCTCACCCTGGCGAGTTGCACGTCGATCTCATGTCTTGGATGGGTCTCATGACCAAGTCTCTCCTCAACATTGCCGATGCGTTGGGAATGCAGGAGGAGGTCGCTGAGTTCCAGAAGAACTTGGAGGCCATTGAGCGCAACCTGGATGACCTTCACTGGTCCGAGAAGGAAGGATGTTACTGCGATGCAACCATTGACGCTTTTGAGGAGCACCAGCTGGTGTGCCACAAGGGCTATATCTCTCTGTTTCCCTTCATAACTGGTCTCCTCAAGCATGACAGCTCGAAGCTAGGGAGGACCTTGGATCTGATTGGTGACGAGGAAGAGCTCTTCAGCCCTCATGGTATTCGCAGTCTGAGCTTGAAGAATGAGTTTTACGGTACAGCTGAGAATTACTGGAGAAGCCCAGTCTGGATCAACATCAACTATCTCACTTTGGTGCAGCTCAAG AACGTTGCCACCCAGGATGGCCCCTACAAGCAAAAAGCCAAGGATTTGTACACCAAACTTCGGATCAACCTTATCGACACAGTCTACAAAAGCTGGGAGGAGACGGGCTTCGCCTGGGAACAGTACAACCCTGAGACTGGCAAGGGACAGCGAACGCAGCACTTTACGGGCTGGACCAGCCTGGTGGTGAAAATTATGACCATGGACGACTTGGGTGGGGGCGCAGCTCCGTCGAAGGGCCATGAGAAGGATGAGCTCTGA